GTGGACAGAGCGGCGTTGGTGGCGGCGATCTCCTTGCCACCGCGCAGGATCACGGCGTTGCCGGTGACCACCGGCAGCAGCGCGCCCTCCACGGTGACCGTCGGCCGCGCTTCGTAGACCATCAGAGCGACACCCAGCGGCTTGGGCACCTTGCGCAGCGAGGCGGCCTTGCCCACCGGAGTCTCCGGGCCGGGCTTGAGCACGTCGGGAAGCTCAGCGGCCACGCTGCGGGTCAGCGCCCGCAGCTGCTCCAGGTGCGCCTCCCCCAACCGGATCCGGTCGAGCAGGACCGGCGGCAGACCGCGGTCCTGAGCGGCCTGCACGTCGCGGGCGTTGGCCTCCAGGACGAGCGGCCACGATTCGGTGAGGGCGCGGGCGAGTTCGGCGGGATAGCGCAGGAACGCCGGGTCACCGACCGGAGGTGCGGTGTCGTAGGCGAGCCGGGACGCGCGGAGCAGTTCGTCAGTCATGGTCTCCTACCACATGAATTGGCCGCCGTCGACGATCAGCTTCTGCCCGGTGAGGTAGCTGCTGTGCGCGCTGACCAGGAACTCCAGGGCGTCGGCGATGTCGTCGGGGGAACCGATGCGTCGTTGCGGGATCTCGGCCAGCACGGCGGCCCGGTGCTCCGGGTCGTCGAGCCGGAATCGGGTGATGAGCTCGTCGGTTTCGGTCATGCCCGGGATCAGGCAGTTGACCCGGATCGCGGGGGCGAGCTCGGTGGCCAGGCACTTGGTGAGCTGCAGCAGCCCGGCCTTGCTCGCCGCGTAGTTCACGCCGTTGGACCGCGGGCGGATCCCGGTCGTGGCGCCGATGTTGACGATGTTTCCCGCGCCCGCCGCCAGCATCGCCGGGGCGAACGCCTTGATCAGGTGGAACGGTCCGGACAGGTTGGTGTCGATGACCCGCTGCCAGTCGGCGCCGGTCAGCTCCAGGAAGGGCCGGTCGATGTTGATACCGGCGTTGTTCACCAGCACCGCAGGCGTGCCGTGCTCGTCGAGGACCTGATCGGCGAACGCTGCCACGGCCTGCGGATCGGAGATGTCGCACTGGACCGGCAGCACTCCGGTGCCCTCCGCCGCGCCGCCGCTGGTGCGGTACACCGCGATCACCCGGTAGCCGAGCTTGGCCAGCCGCGCGCTCAGCGCCGCGCCGATGCCCCGGGTCCCACCGGTGACGATCGCGAGTCTGGGCTGTCCCGCCTCTCCGCGATATTCAGTGGTGGTTGCGTTTGGCGTTGTTCTCGCGTTGTGCGGTTTCTTGTGGCTGGGTTGCATCACGGTCCCCTGAGGTGCGGTTGAGCCGGACTCCTGACCCCTGTTGGCACAAGGGGTCTCATGCTTCTTCCAGGGAGTTCAGGAACTCGTCGAGATGGCCGAGCACCGCCGCCAGGTGCGGGCTCGCGAGCACCTCGAAGTGCCCGCAGTCGACCTCCGCGATGCGCAGGTGACCGGCCAGGTCCCGCCACGCCGCCGCGTGGGCGGGGTTCTCCCGGCGGCACGCCACGAGCAGGGCCGGCCCGGGATAGCACTGCCGCGCCTGGTATCCGGACGCGGCGGTGATGTGCGCATCGGTGGTCGCGCGGACAGCTTCGTCGTCCGTGCCACCGGCGATCAGGTCCCGCAGGTGGTCGCGCTGGTCATCCGGCACCGGCTCGGCGACGGCCGGGCTGTCGACCATCACCACGGCCGGGCGCCGTCCGAGTTCGGCGTAGCGCAGCGCCAGCTCCCAGGCCAGCGAGCCGCCGAGCGACCAGCCGAACAGCACGCTCGGCGCGCCCAGCGGCTCCAGCGCCGCCCAGTAGCGCTCCACCATCGCCGCCACCTCGGTGTCCGGCTCTTCCCCGGCCATCAGGCCGCTGGCCCGGACGCCCTGCACCGGCCCGCGCCGGGCCAGGTGCGCGGCCGCACCGAGGCAGGGCCCGACACCGCCGCCCGCGGGCGGCAGCACGACCGACAGCGGCCCGGTGCCGCGCTTGATCGGCACGAGCAGCGACGCCAGCGCGCTGGTCATCGCTTCACCCCTTCCGCGCGCAGAGCTGCGGCCATGGCCGCGACGGTCGGATCGGCGAAGAAGTCGAGGATCGTCAACGACACCGCGAACTCCTCCTCGATCCGGGCCAGCGCGATCAGCGCGTTGAGCGAATGAGCGCCGAGCTCCAGCAATGACCCGTCGACCGGTGGCAGCGTGTCACCGAGCAGCCCGGCCCACATCCACTGCAACCAGGCCTCGACGGGATCGGCCGACAGCGTCGCGGCCAGTGCGGCAGCGCGGTCGTCCTCGGCCAGCAGGTCCGCCGCGGCGGCCACCAGCGCGTTCCGGTCGACCTTCCCGTTCGCGGTGGTCGGGATCCGCTCCACCGCGACCACCACCGCGGGCACCATGTAGCCCGGCAGCCGCGCCGCGAGCTCCCGCCGCACCTCGGCGGGCTCCGGAGCCGAATCCGGCTGCGTGGTCAGGAAGAGCAGCAGCCGGCGCGCCGCAGCGTCACCGTCCACCGCGGCCACCGCGAGGCGCACGCCCGGCAGCTCCTGCGCGGCGGCCTCGATCTCGCCGAGCTCGACCCGGAAGCCCCGGATCTTGACCTGGTCGTCGTTGCGGCCGAGGAACACCAGCTGGCCGTCCGCCGCCCACATCACCTGGTCACCGGTGCGGTACCGGCGGCCCGCGGGCCTGCGCGGATCGGGCAGGAAGCGCTCGTCGGTGCGCTGCGGATCGTTGACGTAGCCGTGCGCCGGGCAGCGACCGCCCAGCAGGAGCTCGCCGAGCACGCCGCGCGGGGCCAGGTGCCCGGTCCGGTCGACGACCTGCGCGGTCACGCCGGTGATCGGGCGGCCGATCGGGACGTGCGCGTCCCAGTGGTCGGCGGCGGTCGGCGAGAAGGTGGTCACCGCGTGCGTCTCGGTCGGGCCGTAGAGGTTGACCAGGTCGATGCCCGGTCGCTGCGCGAAGAACCGCCTGATCTGAGCGGTCATGACCAGCTGCTCACCGGAGACGCACAGCCACCGCACCGACGGCAGCCGCTCCCCCGCCGCCTCGACCGCCTGCACGAACGGCGCCAGCGCGGCGACCGGCAGGTACACGTGGGTGACGGCCTTGTCGCGCACGTGCCGCACCAGGGCGGGGAAATCGCGGCGGTCGACGTCGTCGCGGGCGACGACGGTGCCGCCGGCGACCAGCGTCGGCACGATCTCCTGGAAGGACACGTCGAAACCACCCGGCGCGTACTGCAGGAACCGAGTCGTCGAGTCCATGCCCAGCGCGTCGACCTGCCAGGCGGTGAGGTTGACCAACGGCGCGTGGTGCATCAGCACGCCCTTGGGCTTGCCGGTGGATCCGGAGGTGAACATGACGTACACCGCGTCGGCATCGGTACCGGGCTGCTCCGCCAGCTCCGCCGGGCCGGCGCCTCCCGGCGCCACCACGCGCACTCCCGGAACCGGGGCGTCGGCCACCGCGACCCGGCATTCGGCCTTGTCGAGCATGTAGGCCAGCCGCTCGTCCGGCAGCGAGGAATCCAGCGGCAGGTAGGCGGCGCGCAACCGCAGCACGGCGAGGATCGCGACGATCGTGTCCAGCAGCGAACCGGTTGCGAGCCCCACGACGTCGCCCGCGCGCACACCGCACTGCTGCAACCGCACAGCCAACGCCCCGGCGGAGGCGTCCAGTTCCGCGTAGCTGACCTGCCGGTCGTGCTCGTCGACCGCGATCGCGTCGGGTCGGGCCGCGCACGCCTTGCGCAGCCAGCCGTCCAGATCCGGCGCCGCGGGCTGCACGCCCAAACCGTCGGCACGCTCGGTCTCCACTGTGGACGCGTCGGTGAACAGGTCGGACAACCGCACGTCGGTGTCGGCTGCGACGGCTCGCAGAGCACTGCGCAGCGAACCCGCGATGCCGTCGACGATCTCCGGCGGCAGCAGCGTCCGGTCGTGCTCCAGTTCCAGCAACCAGCCGTCACCGGTCGGCGTGACGCCCAGCCACAGGTCGAACTTCGCGGTCCCGGTGCCGTGCTCGCGCAGCTCCCTGACCGGCGAATCCGGGGCGACATCAGTGGAGTCCTGCATCGCGAGCATGCAGGAGAACAGCGGGTTTCGGTTGCCACCACGACTGGGATCGACGCGCCGGACGATGCGCGTGAACGGCACCGCGGCGTTGGACTTGACCTCCTGCACTCGCGGGGCCACGTGATCGCGGAGGTAGGCCTCGAAGCTCACCTGCCACGGCACGTCCACGACCAGCGGCAGCGTGTTGACGAAGAACCCGCACAGGTCGAAGGAGCCGACCGTGCGCCGCGCCATCAGCGGTGCGCCGAACACGACCGAGTCCTGCCCGCTGTGGCGCGCGAGCACCGCGGCGTAGATCGCCGAGAAGAAGGTGAAGGCGCTGATGCCCAGCGCGCCGCAGGCCTGGTCGATCAGCCGGTTCTCCTCGGCGGTGAGCCGCAGTTCGACCCGGTCACCGCTGAAGTCGGTGCTCGTCGGCCGGTTCGGCCTCGGGTGCAGGACCGTCGGCGAGGTCTGCCGCAGCAACTCGGCGATGGCCTCGACCGCGGCCTCAGCCTCAGCCGTGTCCGCGGCGGCGACCTGCGCCTGGAGTTCCCTGCGCAGTGCACGTTCCCGCTTCTTCTGCAGCGCGGCGACGTCGAGTGTCCCGGTGAGCGCCTTGGAGAGATCATCGACCAACGGGCGCAGGGAGAATCCGTCGAAGACGGTGTGGTGCACGGCCAGCAGCAGCACGGCGCGGCTGCCGTCGGCGGCGCGCAGGTGCGCTGCGCGCAGCAGCGGCGGGTCGCCCAGGTCGAAGGCCGTGTTAGCCAGCTCGGTCAGCAGGGCGTGCTTCTCCGCGTCGAACTCCGCAGCGGAAGCCTGGGCGAGGCTCACCGGTACCCGGTTCGCCGGAACCGGTTCCGCCACATGGGCGTGCGGGCGCGGGCTTTCGCGCAGTGCGCTGCGCAGCGCCGGCTGCACCGCGAGCACATCCGCGAGCGCGGAGCGGATCCGCACGCCGTCGAAGCCCGGGTCCAGGCCGATCTCGGCGACCACGTTGTAGAGGTGGGCAGCGGGCACTGAGCGGTGCACGACCAGCAGGCCCAACTGCGACTCGGTCAGCGGCGCGGCGGCCGGATCCTGCTCGTCCCGGCCCTCCACCGGGACCACGGTGGCGGTCATCGGGCCACTCCGGCCTGCTCGGACAGCAGATCGCGCAGCCACTGGCGGAACTGGCCGACGGTGCGGATGCCGCCGAGCCGGGCGGCGTCGATCTCGGCGTCGTCGTCGGGCAGCAACCCGACGACGATGCGCACCGCGGTCAGCGAATCGATGCCGACCTCGACCAGGGTGGAATCATCCCGCCACTGCGAGCGCACGAACTCGGCCAGCCGTGCGTCGATCTCCCTCGGAATCGCTTCCGTCATGACCTCTTCTCCCCGTAGCGCGACTCTGGACGCGTGCGTTTCGACTTGCGACTGCTCCGGCGGA
This portion of the Saccharopolyspora antimicrobica genome encodes:
- a CDS encoding SDR family NAD(P)-dependent oxidoreductase, with protein sequence MQPSHKKPHNARTTPNATTTEYRGEAGQPRLAIVTGGTRGIGAALSARLAKLGYRVIAVYRTSGGAAEGTGVLPVQCDISDPQAVAAFADQVLDEHGTPAVLVNNAGINIDRPFLELTGADWQRVIDTNLSGPFHLIKAFAPAMLAAGAGNIVNIGATTGIRPRSNGVNYAASKAGLLQLTKCLATELAPAIRVNCLIPGMTETDELITRFRLDDPEHRAAVLAEIPQRRIGSPDDIADALEFLVSAHSSYLTGQKLIVDGGQFMW
- a CDS encoding thioesterase domain-containing protein, encoding MTSALASLLVPIKRGTGPLSVVLPPAGGGVGPCLGAAAHLARRGPVQGVRASGLMAGEEPDTEVAAMVERYWAALEPLGAPSVLFGWSLGGSLAWELALRYAELGRRPAVVMVDSPAVAEPVPDDQRDHLRDLIAGGTDDEAVRATTDAHITAASGYQARQCYPGPALLVACRRENPAHAAAWRDLAGHLRIAEVDCGHFEVLASPHLAAVLGHLDEFLNSLEEA
- a CDS encoding non-ribosomal peptide synthetase, with product MTATVVPVEGRDEQDPAAAPLTESQLGLLVVHRSVPAAHLYNVVAEIGLDPGFDGVRIRSALADVLAVQPALRSALRESPRPHAHVAEPVPANRVPVSLAQASAAEFDAEKHALLTELANTAFDLGDPPLLRAAHLRAADGSRAVLLLAVHHTVFDGFSLRPLVDDLSKALTGTLDVAALQKKRERALRRELQAQVAAADTAEAEAAVEAIAELLRQTSPTVLHPRPNRPTSTDFSGDRVELRLTAEENRLIDQACGALGISAFTFFSAIYAAVLARHSGQDSVVFGAPLMARRTVGSFDLCGFFVNTLPLVVDVPWQVSFEAYLRDHVAPRVQEVKSNAAVPFTRIVRRVDPSRGGNRNPLFSCMLAMQDSTDVAPDSPVRELREHGTGTAKFDLWLGVTPTGDGWLLELEHDRTLLPPEIVDGIAGSLRSALRAVAADTDVRLSDLFTDASTVETERADGLGVQPAAPDLDGWLRKACAARPDAIAVDEHDRQVSYAELDASAGALAVRLQQCGVRAGDVVGLATGSLLDTIVAILAVLRLRAAYLPLDSSLPDERLAYMLDKAECRVAVADAPVPGVRVVAPGGAGPAELAEQPGTDADAVYVMFTSGSTGKPKGVLMHHAPLVNLTAWQVDALGMDSTTRFLQYAPGGFDVSFQEIVPTLVAGGTVVARDDVDRRDFPALVRHVRDKAVTHVYLPVAALAPFVQAVEAAGERLPSVRWLCVSGEQLVMTAQIRRFFAQRPGIDLVNLYGPTETHAVTTFSPTAADHWDAHVPIGRPITGVTAQVVDRTGHLAPRGVLGELLLGGRCPAHGYVNDPQRTDERFLPDPRRPAGRRYRTGDQVMWAADGQLVFLGRNDDQVKIRGFRVELGEIEAAAQELPGVRLAVAAVDGDAAARRLLLFLTTQPDSAPEPAEVRRELAARLPGYMVPAVVVAVERIPTTANGKVDRNALVAAAADLLAEDDRAAALAATLSADPVEAWLQWMWAGLLGDTLPPVDGSLLELGAHSLNALIALARIEEEFAVSLTILDFFADPTVAAMAAALRAEGVKR